Part of the Paenibacillus kyungheensis genome, CATTGATAAAGCCGCTGTCGCTAGACATCTCAAACAGCTTGAAGATAACAATATTGTATTGCGAAGAAGAAAAGATGGAGATAACCGTATGATTTTAGTACAATTGACAGACTACGGTAAAGAAGTTATTGAGAATTCTCAAAAAGAAAAAGAACAATTTGCCAAAGGGCTGTTGAATAATATTAGTGATACCGAGTTCAATATGCTCAAAAAAGTATTAGATCAATTAAATGAAAATGTGAAACAGATGAAAGATAACACGTAAATCCTCCAAAATCTCAAGTAAATCAAACGATCAAATACTTGCTATCCAAACAGATAGTAATCCAAAAGTCGGTCTATAATGATCGACTTTTTTGTATTTATCTAGAGGAAACAAAGTCTTCTTGCTGTACATAATCATTTTATTACATATAAATGTATACAAAACGACGCGAAAGAGAGAAACTATATTCAACTACATGTATGATAGCTTTAGCACAAAAGGTCAATATTGAATAGGAGAGAGGCAATCATCATGGAGCATCATTATCAGACACTTCAGTCTATGGCTTATCAAGCTTCTATAACACCTATAGAGTGGAAATGGTTTGTACATGCAACAACAGTAAAGTCTATTGCACATGGAGCGACTATTATTGAAGCTGAAGATCATGTAAATCATGCTTATTTCTGTACACAAGGGTTATTTCGCTTGTATTATACTTTAGCAGATGGACGAGAGTATAATGTCGCTTTTACATTAGAAAATGATTTTGCTACCTCGTATGGAGCTATGATTACCGGATTAACATCAAAGTACACTATTCAGGCGATCGAAGATTCTACCGTTATCGAGATTCCTTATGCTACGTTACAAATACTTATGGATCAAAGTCATGGATGGGAACGATTTGTTCGCACAGCTCTAGAACGACTGTATATCCGTAAAGAAGAAAGGGAACGGGAATTGTTATATTTATCTGCTTTGGAGCGTTATCACGCTTTTCTACTTAAATATCCAGGGCTTGAACAAAGAATACCCCAATATCATATTGCTTCTTACCTCGGCATCTCACCTGTATCCCTGAGCCGCATTTTGCATGAAAATCATTAACCTATGTTAATGCAGTTGTAGATTATGTCCTTTACACTAGACCTATAGCAACCATTACTTAGATGAGGTGAAAGACATATGCGACAAATGATGATCGTTTTACTAGAGTTCTATCCTTCCTGGTTAGCGTTACCACGAGAACAACGCAGAGAGCATGCAGAAGTAATTACAGCAAATTATAAATAAGTATCGTTCATCGATTACAGTACGTTTTTTTGATGCTGAAGCTTTGCCGGGCAAAGATTATACTGATTTTGTAGTCTGTGAGACAGAAGATCTCAAGCAGTACCATTATATGTGGGAAGAAATTCGTGACTCCGAGACATATACTCGAGGATATATGAAGATCAAAGATGTGATCATGGGTTTGGAAAATGCTTTTCAATCGTATGAGAAAGAAGCGTTGCAGATGTCTTCCGAATAAAAATTTATGCAATGAATCATTAAGATTCGTCCTTATAGATATTAAAGTCTGATCAAATACAAAAGGAGCGCCATTTTATAGGCACTCCTTTTTACGTTGGTTAGCAGTCATTTTGAATTAGACAAAAAGATTATGATTCGCTTGAGAAGCTTGTCCTAAATAATAACCGACGCCTACACTTTTAACATGATCCATCAATTCGTCGCGGTGAATATTCATCAGATCCATCGACATCTGGCAAGCTACCATTTCTACACCTTGATCGACGGCACTCTGTATAAGTTCTTCTAAAGAAGGAACATTATGATGTTTCATAAGACCACGAATCATTTTGGGACCTGCGCCAAACATATTCATTTGGGATAAGCGTAACTTATGGCTGGTACGAGGGAGCATCATATCAAACATACGACCAATCATGGTTTTGGAGATTGGCTGAGGAGACTGTTTGCGAATAATCGTTAATCCCCAGAACGTAAAGAACATAGTAACTTTGCGACCACTGGCAGCAGCACCGTTAGCAATAATTAAGGAAGCAATTGCTTTATCCAAATCACCACTAAAAACGACCATTGTACTAGCAGGATCGGCTTCTGTAGAAATGGAAGGCGAAAGCTCCGAGTTCTGCGCTGCTATTGTTTTGCCAATGATAGCTTCAATTACTCCACCGTTACCACGCTCTAATTGGAGAAGCGTAGACTTAGACATTGCTGTCCATGCTTTGATATCTTCGTAAAAGCCAGGGTCAGACGCTTGCACATGTAAAGTCTGTCCATTGGATAGTTGATCCATTGTCTTCTTAACCTGTATAAGAGGGCCGGGACAGCTTAATCCACGTACATCCAATTCAACATCTATATGCATCGGTTGAGCAGTTGGATGTTCGGTAATATGTGATCCATTTTCTACTACAGTAAGGGTTGGTAAAAGATTAGGTTGTCCATTGTTATTGCCGTTTGGTTCTTCGGAAGAAAAAGAGCTGGTCTGAAATTGAGCCATACGGTATGTTTTGTAACCGCCGCTTAAGTTTTTAGTCTCAAAACCATGCTGACGCAAAATTTGAGAAGCGGTATAGCCACGTAATCCAACCTGGCAATACACCCAAATTTCTTTGGAACGATCCATTTCGCTCAACCGCTGACGAAGTTCGTCTACTGGAATAGACAGTGATCCAGTGATATGTCCATTGTGATGCTCCAGTTCACTACGCACATCGAGCAAAATAGACTGCTCAGTGTCACGTTCTGTTAGCTGATCATACGTAAAGACCTGCACGCGTCCAGATACTATATTCTCCGCGGCATATCCAGCCATATTCACAGGATCTTTGGCAGAAGAATACGGTGGTGCATAGCTAAGTTCAAGTTCTGCCAGATCATGAATAGAGCCACCAAAATGAATAGCCGTAGCAATATCATCAATTCGCTTATCTACACCCTCATAACCAACAGCTTGAGCTCCTAAAATTTTACCTGTTGGTGTAAATAGCAACTTGAGTGTAATAGCACTGGCACCGGGATAGTAAGAAGCATTAGAGGAAGGATGAACAATCACACTCTGGTAGTCTATACCCAGACGTTTGAGCTTCTTCTCACTACTTCCTGTAGAAGCACCGGTGAGATCGAATACTTTAATAACAGACGTACCCATCGTTCCTTTATAACTAGAGTTCAATCCAGCGATACGGTCAGCAACAATCCTACCTTGTTTGTTAGCAGGACCTGCTAGCGGAATCGTTGTCTGGCTTCCATGAATATAGTCTTTCACCTCAATAGCATCTCCAACAGCATAGATATCTGGCAAATTAGTTTCAAGCGATTCATTGACCACAATATGTCCGCGTGATCCAAGAGCAATGCCACTACTTTGCAAGAAGGAAGTGTCAGGTCTTACACCGATCGCAAGAATGACCAGATCAGCAGATAGTGGGCTACCATTTTCAAGTTCAACACGAATACCTTGTTCGTAGGAATGAAAGCCGATCACACGTTGCTTGAACATCAGCCTCACGCCATGTTGCTCCATTTCTTGTGCTAGTACTGTCGCCAGTTCAGGATCGAATGGAGCCAGTAGCTGAGGATTACTTTCTATGAGGGTTACGTCCAGACCGGCTTCGCGTAGATTTTCTGCCATTTCTACACCGATAAATCCTCCACCTACAACAATGGCTGATCGGGTATGTTCGGAAGTAACACGTTCTTTGATACGCTCAATATCATTCACATTACGTACAGTAAAGATAAGTGGATGATCATTGCCAGGCAAGTTAGGAATAAAAGGACGAGCACCTGGAGATAAGATCAACTTATCATAACTTTCCTCATATAGACCACGTTCAGGATGCTGGATCTGGATCGTATGAGTATCCGGATGAATAGCTATAACTTCGCTTTGTGTACGCACGTCGATTTGAAAGCGCTCTGACATGCCTTTTGGCGTTTGAACAAGCAAGCGTTCACGGTCGGTAATAGAACCCCCAATATAGTAAGGTAATCCACAGTTAGCAAAAGAAATATGAGGCCCTTTTTCAAACATAATAATCTCAGCATGTTCATCCAGTCGGCGTAAACGTGCCGCAGCCGATGCGCCTCCAGCTACACCACCGACAATCAATACTTTTTGACATTGTTGATTCATGATTCGCAATCTTCCTCTCCAAACAAAATATGGACGATCGGTTCGATCCGAGGGTCAGCGAGAAGATAGTTAACTTCTAGCCCACTACGTTCAGTGGTAACAATCCCGGTGCTACGAAGCTTCTGTAGATGTTGTGAAATCGTCGATTGTGGAATATCCAGACATTCTTGCATATATGAAACGTTACATTTACGTTTGCGTATAAGTCCACGCACAATGCATAAGCGAATAGGATGCGATAAAGCTTTCAACAGATTAGCAGGTTCATCAAATTGTTTTAAATCTTTTACATCAAAAGCGGTAGTATCCATATGAACCCTCCTTATATCGTTATATTAGAATAATACGATATGAGAAATGATCAGTCAAATGTATTTGGAAAAGAGAGATTAGGAGGCTAGAAGTAGATTGCCATTTTATAAAAAGTAGTAGATAAAAAAGGAACCCATTGTTGCAGACTCCTTTTTTATATCGATTATGAATAAGAGTTACTTTTATTTTGTGAAATCGCTGTTAGGGCATCGCTTTGCTTCATTTTTTGGATAGACAAATTCAGACTATAATTGCCGTGGACAAGTAACGCATCAAGAAAATCATTTAACTGTTCTTGCGAACCGACTTTTAATTTTAAATGATAACAACCTTCTCCAGAAATGCGCTGTGCTTCGATAACTTCATCTTGTTCGCAAATAAAACTTATAAAAGATTTGTGATTGGCACTATTCATCGTAATAATGACAAACGCTGTTATAAGTAAGACTCGGCTTGAGTTCATCTACAATCAAAGAATAGGAGTGGATCACGCCGTTATCTTTAAACTTTTTAATCCGGTTAACAACAGCTTGCCCGGTCATATGAATCTGTTCTCCAAGATCTTTCCAAGGAATACGTAAGTTGTCTGTCAATATTCGAAGGATCTGATAATCTGTGTGATCAAGCTGCATATAGAAATCCTTTCATCTTGAAATGATTTAATAAGAAATGGTTTTGCCAGGTTGTTTTCCGAAATTCAAATAACCTTTATCATTTGATTATACGCTAAAAGTTGTGCAGAAATGAAATGCATATTTCTTCAAATCTTAACATGTACGTATTATATCTAAATAAAAGGAGTCCAATAAAATGAATATTCAATTAATCCGTAATGCTACTCTTATTGTTCAATATACAGGCAAGATATTTCTGATCGATCCATTTTTATCTGAAAAGGGTACACTGCCTACTTTTCCTAATGCTGCTAGAGAAGATCAAAAAAATCCTCTTGTGGCGTTACCCATTTCAATCGAAGAAATTATCAGCGGGGTAGACGCAGTAATCGTAACTCACTTACATATCGATCATTGGGATGATGCAACCAAAGAAGCTCTACCGAAAGAAATAAAGCTTTTTACACAAAACGAAGAAGATGCTCAAGAAATCAAAAGTGCTGGCTTTACCAATGTTGAAGTTCTACAGATAGATACCGTATACGAAGGTATTCAATTCATCAAAACAAAAGGTGAGCACGGACGCGGAGAAATTCTGAATACGGCAGGCAAAGGATGCGGTGTCGCATTCAATCATGCCACTGAAAAAACGTTATATGTCGCTGGAGATACGGTCTGGTATGAAGAAGTTCAGCAGACTATTCAGACGCATCAACCTCAAATCATCGTAGTCAACGGTGGAGGCAACCAGTTTATACAAGGCGGCTCCAA contains:
- a CDS encoding MarR family winged helix-turn-helix transcriptional regulator → MVLKKDWSEESALLYQMYRVNNAINTTFDAYISISQSRFEILALIYQETEISQSDLQKKVTIDKAAVARHLKQLEDNNIVLRRRKDGDNRMILVQLTDYGKEVIENSQKEKEQFAKGLLNNISDTEFNMLKKVLDQLNENVKQMKDNT
- a CDS encoding FAD-dependent oxidoreductase, coding for MNQQCQKVLIVGGVAGGASAAARLRRLDEHAEIIMFEKGPHISFANCGLPYYIGGSITDRERLLVQTPKGMSERFQIDVRTQSEVIAIHPDTHTIQIQHPERGLYEESYDKLILSPGARPFIPNLPGNDHPLIFTVRNVNDIERIKERVTSEHTRSAIVVGGGFIGVEMAENLREAGLDVTLIESNPQLLAPFDPELATVLAQEMEQHGVRLMFKQRVIGFHSYEQGIRVELENGSPLSADLVILAIGVRPDTSFLQSSGIALGSRGHIVVNESLETNLPDIYAVGDAIEVKDYIHGSQTTIPLAGPANKQGRIVADRIAGLNSSYKGTMGTSVIKVFDLTGASTGSSEKKLKRLGIDYQSVIVHPSSNASYYPGASAITLKLLFTPTGKILGAQAVGYEGVDKRIDDIATAIHFGGSIHDLAELELSYAPPYSSAKDPVNMAGYAAENIVSGRVQVFTYDQLTERDTEQSILLDVRSELEHHNGHITGSLSIPVDELRQRLSEMDRSKEIWVYCQVGLRGYTASQILRQHGFETKNLSGGYKTYRMAQFQTSSFSSEEPNGNNNGQPNLLPTLTVVENGSHITEHPTAQPMHIDVELDVRGLSCPGPLIQVKKTMDQLSNGQTLHVQASDPGFYEDIKAWTAMSKSTLLQLERGNGGVIEAIIGKTIAAQNSELSPSISTEADPASTMVVFSGDLDKAIASLIIANGAAASGRKVTMFFTFWGLTIIRKQSPQPISKTMIGRMFDMMLPRTSHKLRLSQMNMFGAGPKMIRGLMKHHNVPSLEELIQSAVDQGVEMVACQMSMDLMNIHRDELMDHVKSVGVGYYLGQASQANHNLFV
- a CDS encoding Crp/Fnr family transcriptional regulator, which encodes MEHHYQTLQSMAYQASITPIEWKWFVHATTVKSIAHGATIIEAEDHVNHAYFCTQGLFRLYYTLADGREYNVAFTLENDFATSYGAMITGLTSKYTIQAIEDSTVIEIPYATLQILMDQSHGWERFVRTALERLYIRKEERERELLYLSALERYHAFLLKYPGLEQRIPQYHIASYLGISPVSLSRILHENH
- a CDS encoding ArsR/SmtB family transcription factor, which translates into the protein MDTTAFDVKDLKQFDEPANLLKALSHPIRLCIVRGLIRKRKCNVSYMQECLDIPQSTISQHLQKLRSTGIVTTERSGLEVNYLLADPRIEPIVHILFGEEDCES